TGTGTATTAGTGTATGACTGACATCAGGTGGGAATAATAAATGGTCCAGAATTATCTCTCCTTGCAACTGGTACTCCTAACATATATACGGCTTTTGTTGAGAAAAATCAGTTGTACGGAAACTACAATAACCAAATGATCCATCACCATGTGCTACAAAAATTTGCTAATATACCTTAAAAACAGTAAAAAGAACCCAAAGAGATGGAGACACACAAGTTAACTGCGGTATTTTGTTAAAAATAAAGGAATGATCATCATGGGCGATGAATTGGATGCGATAACCAATCTGAAGAGTTTGCATTACCATGTATAGTAGAAAACAAGCGCATAAGACACACATATTAAAAATAAAGGAATGGTCATCATGGGCGATGAATTGGATGCGTTAACCAATCTGAAGAGTTTGCATTACCATGTATAGTAGAAAACAAGCGCATAAGACACACATATGTACTCTCTCcgcaaagaaatataagagcgtttaaatcACTACAGTATATTGGAAGGAATGCAGACCGAGAAATATATGGAGAAGAATCGTATGAGACGAGAGAGGACCAAGCAGCAGTCTGGACTGGTACTTCAAACAAAATGCTGCATCTTGAGATTGTTACTGTTCTTGGCCACTCAGATCCCGCAACGCTTCCTTAAAATTTCACTCAATCCACCCTTATCGCCGTTATTGAAACTTCCTTGAGACTTGGGAAAAAATGTATCCCTGGGAACCCTTACAAAATAATTGTGTACCTGAAGCAGTTCAAGCTTAGGCGTTGCCTTTTCTTCAAACTTGACAGATTTGAGGCCAGATAGGTTCACAAGCTGGAGAAATGTCAGCCTTGCGAAGGCCTCGGGTTGATAATGGATGTGGAGTTCTCCCTTTTCAAACGGCTCGTTATGAAGACGTAGAATGGCAAGTTTTGTCAGCTTCCCCAGTGCTACAAGTACTATGTCAGCATGCTTCACTTGGGTACTCCGTAGAGTTAACTTGGCTAGCATCTGTAGCTATTCAATCCATGTAGGCAATTTGACCAGATAGCCATACACAACTTAAGGCTATGAATATGAAGGCAATCTGGAGGTGGGGACAATTTATCTAGACATCCTTCTAAGTTCTAACCCAGGCTCACCCTCAGAGCACATCGACAAGGACAGCAAGCGGACATGATCGATGATATCAGAGCAGAGCTCCTTGCAGTTTCTCTTGTTGATGCCAGTCACTCCGTTCCAAGCTTACGCAACTGAGTTAAGCTCACACAGATCCTTCAGAATGGCCTTCCCCCGTGCAGTGTTGACAACACCAAGTGTGTGCAGGGCCTTCATTCTCCCAATCCCTCTGGGCACTTTCACACAATGCTCATCCAAATCATGAATATAATTTTTCTGTACATAGCTCTTGTAAGTTGTCAAGCAAAATTCCTTCAAGGGCTGATCAATTCCTCTGACATAACTGCTGGGAAGCAAATCATCAGTAGGCACGAGACAGGCGCGAAGGTATTTTAGCTTTGACAGCAATGTGATCACTGATCACAAATGTACTTCTTATACTCAGTGTCTCCAGCTCTGACATACCAAAAATCAATCTGGGAGATGGTatatactactacctccgtcccataTTAATTGATGTATCTAGGGAGTAGGCAGCACTAGGGTCATCCAAAATGATCAAACTTCAAGAGAGTTTACCCACCAGCATTTTGTGGTAGCCACATTGCCCCTTTGTAATGCTTTGACAGCTTGAACCTATCACCAACCCGTGGTCGAACCGAGAAACACTAGGTAAAATCGAATTGCACACAACTTGAAACCATAAATCATCGAGCAAAGCAACTACTAAATCTAAAGGAGCAGTGGTCACTGAAGTAGAATCCAGGATTGTAATTGCAAAGTGTAGCAGCAGTTAATAATCTCAAGCAAAAACCATGCGTGCGGAGAAATAAAATACAGAGAGGCAACGGTGGACTTCACGGCGTCAGTCTGCGGCGGCAGGGGCGGCGACCACCTCGACctcaacggcggcggcgggcgtggtCTCCTCATCCTGCGGCACCTCATCTTCCTTCGCACCGGCGGCTACGAGCGTCCAGTCATCGGGAAGCGCCGGCAGCGGCTCGTACTGAACGGGGCGGCGCTTGATGTCCCACCGCTGCGTCTTCTTGGGCCGCGTCTTCATATGGTGCTTGGTCCCTTTCTTCTGCGGCCGCGACGAGCACTCCACCGACAGCGCGCACCCTCCGCCGACCCCAAAGAAGCCCACCGACGGGCGGGCGGACCGTGGCGCGACCGCCGGCGCCGCTGAGCCCGCCAGAAAAGCTGTGACGAGCGACATGTTCGTCGAAATGCCTCTGCTTCGACCAGGGGAGAGCTACACGAGTGTTGTGTTTGGGATAAGAAAGGACGGAGGGTGGCTTTGGATTGGGTTTAGTATATCCTGGGTTCCCAAGTGCGGAGCAAAATCTGACGGTCTGGAACATATGAAATCCTACCGTCCAAGTTTCCCCTGCAATAATGTCAAATGAAAGATATAATCATTCTCTTAAAGATGGGCATTCACTCCGTCCTGGCTCCTTGTCCGATTTTTTTAACAAAGTACAGACAAGCACTCAtttctatgaacgcacacatgcacacattATCCCTATGAGCACGTTTGAAAGAttaagccgacatatcatcttgaaatttacgaagtcaccataggcacctcggcggtaatcctgaaataaatccaggaataaatgtgagtaccaggatttgaaccctggtgggctggggatatcaCAGTCCCTCTAATTATCCAATCACAAGTTGGTTTGCCTCCTCTTCCGATTTTTGAGATAAATATTTTGGAGGCACCGGAATCAGACTAGTGATTATGTTCCCATCAGACCATTTGGTAGTAATGTGAAAACCGTTTCGCTCCCAACTGATTTGAGTCGGTGAAAAGCTCTGTGCCCTCCCTCCGCTGGCGAGGTTGCAGGTTCCCGCCTTCTCTCTCTACCACTCCGGCGATGGGAGGGGGAGGGGACCTCAACATTTCGAATCTGCCGTGTAGTTAGGTAGGATTACTATTGTTTCACACAAAAAATGTAGGATTACTATTGCATATTGTTGAAGTCTGGTCGTGAGCATTTAGTATTGCATGTGGGCAGAACCCAAAACCGTGTTGCTCATTCCCTTGCTCAATTAGGTAGATCTTCTACTAGAACGGTTGTTTGGTTGAGACACCTAATGAGATTGGCAATGCATGCCAAGATGATTGTAAGGACTATCCTTAATTAATAAAACTCTTCATTCACAAAAAAGGTAGGATTAGTGTTTCCTGGAGGCATCGCTTCAATGGGGAGGACACCGTCGCGTCGGAATAAATTGCCACTGTTCTTCCTCCAACTCGGCGGTTCTTCAATTGGTGGCCTCGGGGAGCAGTCGTCTCATCGGTCTACGGTTCCACCGAGCTTAAGTTCGTCTGTTGTTCTCGACGGTGGTTTGGTTGGCCTCTGCAGATGAATTTGATGAATTGAAGTTGGGTGAGCGGATACAGGTTGGAGGCGGTGCTCTTGTTCCTCGACTACATTTGGTTAAGACAGAGATGTCGAGATCAGGTGGACATGGGGAAGATCCCTGGCTGACGGGCCACAACGACTTGATCTTATCACTTGTGATTGATCGTTTAATCAGGTCAAAAGGCAGCATGGTCTGTGATGGTGCTCCTCCTCCTGATCTGGCTTTGAAGGATGATTCGCTCTGCCTCCAGCGGCGCTACAACGACGATGGTGACCAGGGGGTGCCAGTTCGGCAAGGTACAAGGGGATCTGATGTCCAAAAGGTATATTTTTCTTTTACAGGGTCCTTTGTGCATAAGTTCTTGTCATCATCTTCTCTGGATGTCTTGTATGGTTTCAATGTGTATGTTGTTGCAAGGATTGGTATTGTCAATTAGAGAGGGGGAGTGGATAGGTGACTAACAACTTTTAACTTCTTTTCCAGTTTTAGGGATACAACAAGGAAGTAGGTTCTCTAGATATACAACTAGGTGGTCAACCTATATGACAAGTTCAACAACAAGTACAAGCTAAAGAGTAAACACAATAACACAAGCTTGCACAAAGTAAGTAAAGGATAGAAATAACCGCAAGTGGAGGCAATGTTGTTGTTTTCGAAGTTCCCTCCTTTAGGGGAGGTACGTCTCATTGAAGGGGTGTGGAGGCACGATGCACCCCAAGCGCCACAATGGCTCacaatattctcctcacgccctcacacaatgcaaggtaTCGCGATTCCCTTGAAGGCGGCAATTGGAATCTTTACAaataaggttggggctatctccacaacttaattggaggctcccaacaccgcCACAAAGCTTCACCAAAATGGAATGTGGCTATGAGGTGACATCTTCCATATAGGGTGCCAAACACCTAAGGGTAACAAGATTCATAAGAGAAAGTATAAGGGAATCAAATTCCAATGGGTGGAACTGTAGTTCTAGGTCTCCTCCCTCAGTCTCTAGCAAATCAACAACTTTGATTGGCTAGAGAAGGAGCTCAGGCAAGAAAAAGCTTAGGGCATTAATAAAGGAGAGAGGGAGGCAAAACATAGCAGGTTGGAGGAGGAAGAACCTCCTCCTTTTATAGTCCCACCCGTTTATAACCGTTATGCTGCCAAACCACCAGAGCGCTACTACTGCTTGGGTGGCCGATAGTACCGGCTAAAATCATATAGATGGCACTACTGGTAGGCCTCGTTCGTCTGGTCCAAAAGCTTCAAGGAGGAATGAGACGAAGACTTGGCGTGTACTCCATGGCGTAGAGATAGTCCTCACCATGTTTTCCCCTTAGATATGGCCGACCATGTGTAAATCCTATGTACCCCCGCATCTATATAAACCAAGGTGCCAGGACCATAGAGGGTAGATTCATTTACATACGATCTCGCAGTAgatccactactgcaggatgctgctaacgcgacactacgatcaaagacccttcgacgaaactgtgtgcgatgcaataatcgcaaacggtggtgtaaaataaccgtcaaaaaaggtgcaaaatgtttgtgatggaGGGCACAACAAATACGGTTCAGAttctagttgcatgtgcgatgttgggcatacggttgatccatacgaactgtttgcgattagacagAATAAcataaacgggcagccatatcaatgtgtatgTGATATAAGGCATATAGTTCActctgatgaactgtttgcgatgatagaggtgaacacaaacgattcagcgtaacaagatgtgtgtgatacccgcaAACAGGTCGGGAATCAGAATTGTGTGtgatcattatagacagcccatactGTCTTTTTTGAgaattgtgtgctcgtcagggaacacagttcaacaaaccaacttgtgggcgataatgtagaagatctttgtcgaatacatattactaaccgtctgcgatgagattgacaggataaacataGATAACAAAGAGAGAACGGAAACAGAGATATgtacagtctgcttaatttagtccttcttcttgttgttgttggatgCCCCGCGACATCGTCTTGCCGAGGATGCTTCTTGACGATGGCGGTTGGCTTTTCATCACCGCtgccatcatcgtcatcctcctcctTGTTCGACCATTCCACGTCATaatcatcgtcgtcctcttctccgTCCTCCGACGGCTCCTCGTCCGTCTGGTTGTCGTCTGAGGACTCCGGAGGCGGCATCCCTTTCATGAtccggatataatcgaggtctgggcttGACACCGGACTCATGGAAGATGAGCGGGATGATCCGaagttgacctatcatcgggcgccagactgctggccgaactgtcgtcctcactgtcgctcgacatggctgcagagtgtgtgccagtgtgtagcgtGGCCTGCCAGGGACGaagaagatggtggacacttaagtggggtatgcagagaagaggaaatgCCAATTGAAGCAGGGGTTGAtgtattatctaaccgctgatataatcaaccgcaattatttgtacccagtcgctccaaattcccggggttgcgcaggactcctattggctgGTTTATTTTTTCAAGACAAAGGgaaggaacgagttttgggattatgcacttgTACCGAtacgaacggagtaggacagttggcaagcaatacattgagctcttcttattgataaagccaataataataaaactacaaaggaaaagaaaaaaggcaaAGAAAAAATATCTGCATGAATCTTCGTGTAACAttaatggcataggacctagatgtgcattacttagagcacatctacatGTGCTTTAGAAATACGGttaaacaaaacccctaatcatcattgcaaatagCGCATAGAACATgactaatgcgacaaccacaactacacatgctagttccttcttgtctcttgctttcatcggttgcctgtgattgattctttcttgcttcatcttaCTGATTGTACATTtcagatcagccagtttcttcttcaactttacgttatcttctgcgagcttggtgataaccctccgagccctgccatgccattcttcatccagccagttaacaaaggcacaagcctcatatccctgccaatgttaaatagtattcaggatgagcggtggcattaactgaagtaaaatgatgaacttagaactaacctctaaggggcaactgagaaaccgcctgccaatgtcgaatccctccatgcatacacgtcgagcgggagtgtgcccgtgcacacaactcagcttttggtacttcttgGTGGCACAAAACTCAGAGTCAAACTCGTGTTGCGCGAGTGatgtgtctccaacgtatctataatttttgattgttccatgctattatattatttgttttggatgttttatatgcattaatatgctattttatatgacttctgggactaacctattaaccaagagcccattgccagtttctgttttttccttgtgttagagtttcgcagaaaaggaataccaaacggagtccaaacagaataaaacttccgCGATGgtctttcttggactagaagacacccaggagacttggagttcaagtcggaagagccacgaggtggccacaagggtggagggcgcgcccccaaccttgtgggcccctcagtggCCTCCtggcctagatcttcctcctatatatactcttataccctgaaaacttccaggggaggcacgaaaccacttttccaccgccgcaaccttctgtacccgtgagatcccatcttgggcctttttccggcatcctgccgcagggagattcaatcatggagggcttctacatcaacaccattgcctcaccgatgaagcatgagtagtttaccacagacctatgggtccatagctagtagctagatggctttctctctctctctctctctctctctctctttgattctcaataccatgttctcctcgatgtcttggagatctattcgatgtaatactcttttgtggtgtgtttgccgagatccgatgaattgtgaatttatgatcagcttatctatgaatattatttgaatctcctttgaattcttttatgcatgatttgatatctttgtaagtctctttgaactatcgattgGGTTttcccaactagattggtttttcttgcaatgggagaagtgcttagctttgggttcaatcttgcggtgtcctttcccagtgacagtagaggcagcaaggcacgtattgtattgttgccatcgaggataacaagatgaggttttcatcatattgcttgagttaattccactacatcatgtcatcatacttaatgtgttactttgttcttatgaacttaatactctagatgccagcaggagtcggttgatgtgtggtgtaatagtagtagatgcagaattgtttcggtctacttgacacggacatgatgcctatactcatgatcattgccttagatatcgtcataactttgtgcttttctatcaattgctcggcagtaatttgttcacccaccgtaataattcctttcttgagagaagcctctagtgaaacctatggcccctgtgtctattttccatcatataagtttccgatctataattctagtttcctatttactttattttgcaatcttttactttccgttccataaaccaaaaatattactttaccattgatccatctctattagatctcactttgcgaataaccatgaagggattaacaacccctttgtcgtgttggttgcaagttggtctttgtttgtgcaggtattcggtggcttgtcacgttgtctcctacttgattgatacgttggttctcaaaactaagggaaatacttatgctactttgctgcatcaccctttcctcttcaagggaaaaaccaacgcaagttcaagaggtagcagggagtctggagtcatgctccgAATTCGGCGGCAGATCACTTTCCCAGGGGGGTTTCATTCAGGACGGATTCAGCAAGGAgctatactttggacatgctaaaaaagatcgggatagattggaacctaacaggacgattcggatccgtagtacacctgccttctgatgaccttaggcaagtgctcggcggcAACCGCCGTCATGGCGGtgatacgagcaggagcagccacaccaaaaccatcagcaccactcgttCGGGTTCCCCCAGTGTTAGCGCCatgcgagggaatttggaggctatgtagggatttgggggaaatggggaaactgtgtGGATAAGCTAACAGTCGGGAACTACTTATGACACTATATGTTGTATACGTCACattgtgtgagaagacaacgtaggttaGACATAGTTTtcgttacataaccgtatgtgacGTACTACCatgtccatataattgagttacatTGATACCGTGTAAACAGCCACTCTGCGGATATCCGTAAAAAAACAGccgctctgcatatagagatgccggcggcggcctaggcagcggctaccggagaagaggtcaatcctcgatCGATAGGCGGTGGtggcgtcataggaggtcaatcctcggtctgcggcgagagataggaggagctcaaccatcgaggtcggcgggggtgtgattcgagcacatccatcatggtcgatggcgggatagtggaggtcgaacttcggGCGGCAGCCACACTAAGgtttgctcctcgaccctgctaTCTCGGCGTGCCACCACATCACGCTTCTTTGTCTTCTGGGTGGAGGTCACCGCACGGCTAATTAATTAAGATATTCTTTTcatgagtggcttaattaaggtattcaattcctaagggtagtgttgtactagtactccgcatgtaaattgactggccattaatttttaTCATTTCACGTCTGGATAACAATATGGAGCGCCCTCAATAATTAtaaaaataaaaccttgtgatttatgcacgcatctttgggcagcagttaatcagtgtattaatgttgttgttttgtttttagttaccattcgtgtggtgcagatggaatgatctcgatggatgaagaatcgggaaaccgcagattttatcagtggcatgacagagttcatgaatttggatgaaagtacaaagaggagaattggtgatgtggattacatcatgtgtccatgtaccggttgtgccaatacagagtcacatgaagttgcagatgtctagttgcacttagtctctaggggattcatggatggatatacacgttggaccacacaaggtgaagaggaggtcatggatgaagatacctaGGGCTGCGAGATGAAAAACCctgatcagtgtcacatggatgttgaatctaacgtcGGGCAGAGGCGTCAatctaccaatggaacaccggaaagccgaaatgcccactggaaaaccaagacgtcgacgtagatgacgacgatcttgatatgccagattttgctgctatgattgcagattttgAGGGCCCCAAAAAGTATAAGATTGGCTACAAGGATttgccaaccattgatgcggactccaagaaagaattgtatccaggttgcaaaaagaaatattctaagttgagtgccaccctggcgcttctcagatttaaagtagcaaacggtctatcaaacaagggcttcatagagatgttaggtcttttcaaagaaattcttccggaagataatgtgctccccagaagcacgaatgaagcgaagaaaattgtttgcccattggaacttgaagcacagaagatacacgcttgtgtgaatgattgtatattgtaccatggtgagtacaaagatttgcgtgcatgtcccacatgcaagcatgcaagatacaagcgcaggagagcaaaggacaagtacaaattggatgacgagatcaagacaagaatcccgttcaaggttgtttggtacttgcctttaattccaaggttaaGGCGTTTgcttgcaaaccctagagaggcaaagaggttgcagtggcatcatgatgagcgaattgcggaCAAGTTTATGAGGCACCCAAAAGATGGGGCTcggtgggaattaatcgacaacaagtttgaatactttgccaaggatcctagaagtataaggctcagggagtgtactgacgggatgaatccttttgacgatatgagcaccaatcacagcacatgcCAGGatcttctgtgcatatataacctagctccatggttgtgtatgaagaaaaaatacattatgatgtcaatgattatccaaggcccaaagcaacctggaaatgacatcaaCATTTACTTTCaactactggtagaagaactgctgacagtgtggatagatgcgcctgctgtaaaatgttatgatgcttacagaaaggagattttcgatctacatgcgatgctggtgcacaccattcaagatatgccagcattaggcaacacatcggggcagaaaacaaagggagatgtagggtgtgtcacatgcatggataggacagctagcagaagacttcccaactcgcacAAAACCGTGTGtttgcgtcatcgtaggttcttacggaaaaatcacccataccgaaagatgaaagatGAATTTGATGGTACGATAGAGGTAGGTGTGGGCCCAAGACCCTACgaaggggaggtggtccacaacatggctaaaaaattaatgttgtgcttggcaagaaccaccctttgacagtgaaacaaacacccaagggtcaagtgtttaagaagaaatcgtgTTCTGGAAATTATCTTACTGGGAGATTCTACTTGTATGTCACTACATGGATGTCGTGCACGTAGAGAAAaatgtatgtgaaagcatccttggtactttgctcaagattaaaggttaaaaaaggatggtgacggttcatggctcgatatgcttgctgtaacatcccaaattttcaatt
This portion of the Triticum dicoccoides isolate Atlit2015 ecotype Zavitan chromosome 7A, WEW_v2.0, whole genome shotgun sequence genome encodes:
- the LOC119332157 gene encoding 50S ribosomal protein 6, chloroplastic-like, producing MSLVTAFLAGSAAPAVAPRSARPSVGFFGVGGGCALSVECSSRPQKKGTKHHMKTRPKKTQRWDIKRRPVQYEPLPALPDDWTLVAAGAKEDEVPQDEETTPAAAVEVEVVAAPAAAD